Genomic window (Thermincola ferriacetica):
TTCCAGGTCTCTTTCCGGTGGCGCGGCAAAAAGGATAAACAACCGGGCCGTATCGGCGCCGTACTTGGCAACGATTTCCTCGGGACTGACCACATTGCCCTTGGACTTGGACATCTTCGCGCCGTCTTTTAAAACCATACCCTGCGTCAACAGATTGGTAAAGGGCTCCTCAAAACCTACTAAGCCGGCGTCATAGAGCACCTTGGCAAAAAACCTGGAATAAAGCAGGTGCAGAATCGCATGTTCCACGCCGCCGATATATTGTTCCACCGGCATCCAGTAATCCACGGCCGCCCGTTCAAAAGCAACTTCCGTTGCGTGGGGGCTGCAGTACCGCAGGAAATACCATGATGAACAGATGAAGGTATCCATGGTATCGGTTTCCCTCTTCGCCGGCCCGCCGCAGGTCGGACAGGTGGTATTCACGAACGAAGGGCATTCTGCCAGCGGCGACTGGCCTGTGGGCTTGAATTCCACATCGTCAGGCAGCATAACCGGTAACTGTTCCTCAGGAACAGGTACAGTACCGCATTTATCACAATAGATGATTGGGATGGGCGCTCCCCAGTACCTCTGCCGGGAAATTAACCAGTCCCGGAGCCGGAAATTTACAGTACCCCGGCCTATTCCCTTTTCTTCCATATATTTTATTATCTTATTCAGAGCTTCTTCGTTCGGCAAACCGTTAAAGGGCCCGGAATTTATCATAATACCTTGCGCTTCAAAGGCCTCTTCCATCACGGCAGGCGGTTCCGTTCCCTCCGGTACGATTACGGGCCTAATGGGCAAATTATATTTGGTGGCAAAATCAAAGTCACGCTGGTCGTGAGCCGGTACACCCATAACCGCCCCTGTACCGTAATCCATTAAGACATAGTTGGCTATGTACAAAGGAATTTTTTCGCCGGTCAACGGGTTAATGACATGGGCGCCGATAAACAGTCCCTCTTTTTCATTATCCCCCGAAGTCCTGGCTATTTCGTTTAATGCCTGGGCCTTTTGCACAAACTCTGTGGCTGCTGCTTCGTAGGCAGTACCCCTGGTCAGTTTTTCCACCAAAGGATGCTCCGGCGCAAGAACCATGAAGGTAACGCCGTATATAGTATCAGGTCGCGTTGTATAAACGGTGATTTCATCGTCCGTCTCGGCCACCTTAAACCGGACCTCGGCGCCTTCGCTACGGCCGATCCAGTTTTCCTGCATGATTTTTACCTTATCGGGCCAACCCTTCAACAGTTCAATATCTTTAAGCAATCGGTCTGCATAGTCGGTTATCTTGAAAAACCACTGAGCCAGTTCTTTTTTACCCACCTGGGCGCCGCAGCGTTCACAGGCCCCATTGACAACCTGCTCATTGGCCAGCACCGTCATACAGTCAGGGCACCAGTTAACAGCCGATTTCTTTTTGTAGGCCAACCCCCGTTTATAAAACAGAAGAAAAAGCCACTGGGTCCATTTATAATAATCGGGCAGACAGGTGGTAACCTCGCGTTCCCAGTCATAGCTAAAGCCCAGCCTCTTTAACTGGTTCCGCATGTTTTCTATATTGCTCAAAGTCCATCGGGCAGGCGGTACGCCATGCTTAATCGCCGCATTCTCAGCCGGCAGTCCAAAGGCGTCCCACCCCATAGGATGCAAAACGTTATAACCCTGCATGGTTTTAAATCTGGCGACCACATCGCCGATCGAATAGTTGCGCACATGGCCCATATGTAAATTCCCCGAAGGATAAGGGAACATTTCCAGCGCATAATACTTGGGCTTACTACGGTCATCCTTTACTTTGTGTAAACCCATGTCGTCCCAAATCTTTTGCCATTTAGTCTCAATTTCTTTAAATGAATATTTTTCTTTCACGACTACACTTCCCCCTATGCTGTAACGTTAACAGTTTAAACTCAGCAACACTGTAGTTAAGCTGTTTCTATATTTGCCGCATCCTGCAGGTTATATTCCTCGATGGCCATCTCACGAAGCTTGTATTTCTGGATTTTTCCGCTGGCCGTCATTGGAAACTCTTCGACAAATTTTATATACCGGGGGTGTTTGTACTGGGCGATACGCCCTTTGCAAAACTCCCTGACTTCCTCCTCCGTCATCTCCACCCCTTCGCGCAGCCTAATCCACGCCATAACTTCCTCGCCGTATTTAACATCAGGTACACCGACAACTTGCACATCCAGTATCTTGGGGTGGGTATAGAGAAATTCTTCTATCTCCCGCGGGTAAATATTTTCCCCTCCGCGGATAATCATGTCTTTCACCCGGCCGGTTATTTTGCAGTACCCGTTTTCATCCATGACAGCAAGGTCTCCCGTATGGAGCCATCCATCTTCGTCAATGGCGGCATGGGTCGCTTCCGGCATCTTGTAATAACCCTTCATTACATTGTAGCCCCTGGCGCAAAGTTCGCCCTGTACACCCCTGGGCACTTCTTCCCCCGTTTCGGGATTCACAATTTTCACTTCTACACCGGGAATACTCCGCCCCACGGTGGTCACCCTGAGTTCAATCGGGTCGTCTACCCTGGTCATGGTAATAGCCGGGGAAGCCTCTGTCTGACCGTAAGTAATGGTAACTTCCTTCATGCCCATCCGTTCCATAACCTGCTTCATCGTTTCAATGGGGCAGGGCGAACCGGCCATAATCCCCGTCCGCAGGGAACTGAGGTCATATTTGTCAAAATTGGGCAGGTTTAATTCAGCAATAAACATGGTTGGTACCCCGTGGACGGCCGTGCAGCGTTCCTTTTCGATAGTCTGCAGCACCTGCACAGGATTATAGGATACCAGCGGTACCATGGTGGCTCCTGATACAACGCAGGTCATGGTGCCCAGGACACAGCCAAAACAGTGGAACAGGGGTACCGGGATACAGAGGCGGTCCTTATGGGAAAAGTTCATGCAGTCGGCAACCGCTATGGCATTATTGACAATGTTTTTATGGGTTAGCATTACTCCCTTCGGAAAACCGGTTGTACCGGAAGTGTACTGCATGTTAATTACATCATCAGGGTCCAGGGAACGCTGCCTTGCATCCAGTTCCTCATCAGAAACCGATTTCCCCATTTCCATCATTTCATTCCATGAAATCATCCCCGGCGGACAGTTTTCACCGATGTAAATCACGTTTTTTAACAAGGGAAGCCGGGCAGATTTAAGTTCGCCCGGTTTACATTCTTGCAGTTCCGGGCATAATTCCGTAATCATGCCTGTATAACTGGAATCCCGCCAACCATCAATCAATATGAGCGTGGTGGAATCCGATTGCTTCAGCAGGTATTCCAGCTCAAAGACTTTGTAGTTAGTATTGACAGTCACCAGTACAGCACCCATTTTGCCGACAGCGAACTGACTGATCACCCATTCCGGTACATTAGTGGCCCAAATCGCCACATGGTCGCCCTTTTTAATTCCCAACTTCATGAAACCCTTTGCCGCCAGCCGGCAAACTTCGTTAAACTGGGCGTATGTATAACGCAACCCTCTGTCTGCATATACCAGAGCCTCGTTATCAGGATAGGTTTGGGCCTGTTTGTCCAGCAAATCTCCCACCGTAATATTCAGAATTTCATTTGCCTTGGTAATGTCTGTTCCACTCAACTACTTTGACCCCTTTCGTTTAAGTTCTACTTCCCCTAAACAAACCAAAAACCTTTCGCCCGCAAGGGACGAAAGGTTAACTTCCGTGGTACCACCCTAATTGGGAAACAGCAGTTTCCCCACTCGGCAGGATAACGGCCTGTTCCGGTATAGGCTACTGTTTTCACCTATACAACTCAGGAGCGAGTTCAAAGAAATTTCTTACTGCCTTGCACCCCCCGGCAGCTCTCTGAAAAGCAAATTCCTTTTACTACTCTCCGTCATCGACTTCTCTTTTCAAATGTATGTCAATTATTATAAGTTAAAGACCGGTAAAAGTCAATCGTTTAATAGCGGACAGATGCAGCAACTTCCGCCAGGTCTGCCTCTATATTATCAGCTTCCAGAACCTTTGAGAAGACCTCAATTATCTTCGGGTCAAACTGAATACCGCTGCCTTTGACAATGTCGGCCAAGGCGCTTTGTTTGCTATAACCCTTTCTATAGGGCCGGTCCGTAGTGATGGCATCAAAAGCGTCAACGACCGAAATAATTCGAGCCCCCAGAGGAATTTCTTCTCCTTTTAACCCGGCCGGATACCCACCGCCGTCATAATATTCATGATGGTATAAAACAATAGGAATTACTTCTTCCAGAAAAGGAACGGAAGAAAGAATGGTGGCGCCGATTTCCGGATGTTTTTTAATTTCCTTAAATTCAGCCGAAGTCAGCGGACCCGGTTTTTTGAGGATAATTTCACTTATCCCTATCTTGCCTATGTCATGCAGGATAGCAGCATAAAAAATATTCCGGATATCTTTTTCAGGCAGTTTCAATTCCCGGGCCACTGCAACGGCATAATTGGTTACCCGTTCTGAATGCCCTTTGGTATATGGGTCCTTTGCATCGATTGCAGCAGCCAAAGCCTGAATAGTATGGGTATATAGTTGGCTGATCTGCCGGTTAGCCTGAGCCAGCTCCCTTGCCACCTGGGCATTGATATCGGCCATCGCTAAAAGTTTTTGCTGGTTTTCCCGCTCGTTAATTAAAATTTTTGTGATAAATAAACAGCTTAACAGGTAAGCAACAACGATAAAAATGCCTTCAATAACGAGCAGTTCGACCTGACCGGACTTGTACCACGTTTTAAACCCGGGCCAGGAAGCTAGCAGATGCAGAGCAAGTGATACGGCCGCAGCATTAAAAGCGCCGGAACAGTTATATACCAGCCCCGCATAAATGGTGGGGATCCCATAAAAAAAGAACATGAACTCCTTGTAGGGTGTTGGCACAATAATAGAAAATACGCTTATAATAAGAAAAAAAACCAAAATGATCAAAAAAGAATACTTATTTTTTTTGAGTGCAGTTAATATGGAAATATCCCACAGACGCTGTTTTTTAAAACCGCTTGCCATTACACTTCTCCTTAAGTAATAAGAACTGTAAAGAAAATGATAATAATTATTCGACACCCACTGATTTTTTCCTTGCGACATTTCAATAATTTTTTTTAATTTTTTGGCAATTATGAAAATAAATTTCGGCCATTAATACATAAAAAGCCCCGCTTTCAAGCGAAGCTTATCGCACCGGCCAACCTGCAAATCTAAAAAACGCTTTTAAAAATCTACCACTTTCGCATCCGCCCAAAGATGTTCCAAATTATAGAAGTCGCGGTCTTCTTCCTGAAAAATGTGTACCACAAAAGTTCCGTAATCCATTAATATCCAATGGGCATCTTTCATCCCTTCGATCCGCAAAAAGTCAGCATCTTTTTCTCTTAGTTTATCTTTTATGTTTTCTGCAATTGCCTGTACCTGGGTAGAAGAATTTCCGCTGCAAATTAAAAAGTAATCACAAACGGGAGAAATATCTGTTAAGTCCAAAACCACAAGGTCCCTGGCCTTTTTGTCTTCCGCAGCCCGGATAGCCGCGTAAATCAATTCCTGAGTATTATCTGCCAAAACTCAATCCCCCTAAATAAATCTTGCTATTGTTATATTCTATGGAAAAAAAGGTAAACCTGTCAAGGGGTCTTCTGTCCCGCCCCGGAAAGTATAAGGGCATTACGGGCCTCGATACTTTTGGGATGAATAATTCCGTTTTTGGCGATGACATAATTCAAGGTGGAGTTAAGCCCGGCCAGCACGGCTGCGTCCAAATTTTTTGCCGCCAGCTCTCTTAGCCTGTCTACCCCTGGAAACTGGCGTCCCGGTTCTATCATATCAGCCACAAAAATGACCTTATCCAGTGTAGTCATATTTTCGTCTCCCAGGGTATGGCGGCGAATAGCGTTTAATATTTCTTCGTCTTGCACACCAAATTCCCGCCGGGCTATTTCCGCCCCCACTTTTCCGTGCAGCAGGTCAGGAACCTGCCTCTCCAAGAAATCAACTGACAGTTTAAACCCGGCGCTTAAATCCAGCAGTTCCAGGGCGCTTCGGTTCCTGGCACAATCATGTAAAACAGCAGCAATACGGGCCTTATCTAAGTCAATATGAAAACACCTGGCCATCTGTTCAGCCGTTTTTAACACGCCAATGGTATGACGAAACCGGTGGTCGTCCATCATCCGCCGTAGTTTTTCGAGGTCAATACCGTCAATCATGCTTCTCGCTCCCCATTAATGAACCATATATTAAACTATTAAACTATTTTACATGCAGGTAAACATTTCCTTTATTACAGGCAAAAAACCTCCATCTTAAAAGAAGGAGGTTTGGCAAGTAAGGCCCTATTGGGCTCCTTCGCCTCTGGGCTTGGCCTCATTAACAGTAAGAACCCGGCCATTAAATTCTTTGCCGTTCATCTCTGCAATTAACCTGTCTGCATCTTCGTCTTCTACTTCTACAAATCCAAAGCCTCGCGACCTTCCGGTCTCGCGGTCAGTTATTATTCTACTGCCAACTACCTTACCGTGAGCGGCAAAAGCTTCCGCTAATTCTTCCGGCTTGGTAGCCCAAGGCAAATTTCCGACATAAAGGGTCCGCACCAAAACCTTCACCTCTCTTTCAATTTCTGCCACAACTGAAACAAAAACACTGGCCCAACCCTTGGTAGAATGTTGGTAGCCAAAAACGAGTTTTAATTTAAAAGGCACCTGGGTTCTTGAACCCAGGTACCTTTTTTAAAAACAGACAGCTGCCTGATACACCCACGTGGAACCTCGAGATTTGAAAACCCAAAACAATAAGTTTTTATGTCTTTTGTTTCTAGTAGTATTATGTTCAAAATGAATCACTATATGCTGTAAGTCTTTTGGTAAATTGCACAAATGTTACTAGATTTCTACGAACAAATTACCTGTACAGTTTATGCCTCTCGATGTATTTTTCCACGCATTCAGGGACAAGGTATTTAATAGGTTCACCATTTTTAATATAATGCCGTATATCCGTGGAAGAAATATCAATCCGGGGTATTTCAAAGGTAAAGATTCTACCCTGAAATGACGGCGGCAATCCTTCTATCTGCCTGCGCATTTCAGCTAAAGTATACCCCGGTCTGGTAGCTGCGGCAAAATAACACAGTTTCATTACTTTATCAACATTTTTCCAGGTCGTTATTTCCAACATGGCGTCGGCGCCGAGAATAAAATAAAGCTGCGTCCCGCTACCAAACAGTTCGTAAAACTTTTTTACAGTATCAACGGAGTAGGAAAGACCCTGCCGGTCCAATTCTTCCCTGGAAACCTCGAAATAGGGGTTTGACTCAACAGCCAAACGTACCATTTCGCAGCGGTGTTCTGCCTGAAGCAACTTTTCATGTTCTTTATGCGGAGGTTCTTTGGCCGGTATAAAAATTACTTTTTCCAGGCCAAACCGATGCCTGGCAAATTCAGCAATTATCAAATGGCCAAGGTGTATCGGGTTAAAAGTTCCTCCCATCAATCCAATTCTTCTTTCATTAGCTTGTATCATGCAAAATCAACCCCTGTTAATGACAGTTATAACAGGTTCCAGAGTATTACAGGCAAAAAGAAGCAACCAATTTCCTTACGAGAACCGGCAAGGGATATTAAGAAACAAGGTGATTTTCATGCTGAATATCCGGGACTATCTCGAGGATATCCACCATATTTTATCTGTCCAAAGCCCAGCCCAATTTAAAATGTTTATTTACCGGTATATGCCCAATGACCCACGGGCTCAATATCTGTTATCACTGGACCGAAATGAACTCAAGTTATATATGAACCGGCTCAAAAAGCAAATGCTCCCATGGATTGAGGAATCATTGGAAATTATGTCTGATGACCCTTTGCACTAATCCGGCCAGGGACGGTCGGTGGCCGCCGATTAACCCCTCACCTGTCCATTGCCAAAAATAATATACTTTGTTGTTGTTAACTCGGGCAGGCCCATGGGGCCGCGGGCATGGAGCTTCTGGGTACTGATACCGATCTCGGCACCGTAACCGAACTGGAAACCGTCGGTAAACCGGGTGGAAGCATTGACATAGACAGCCGCTGCATCGACTTCCTCCGTAAACCGGCGGCTCTTATTGTAATTGTTGGTAATAATGGCCTCTGAATGCTTAGTCCCGTATTTATAGATATGGTCTATTGCTTCATCCATATCCCGCACAACTTTTACGGCCAGAATCAAATCAAGAAATTCTGTATAATAATCTTCTTCTGTGGCGTCTTTAACCCAGGGAACAATCGCTTTTGTTTTTTCACAACCCCTGATTTCCACATTATATTCATCCCTCAATTTGTTGAGCAACGGCGGTAAAACTTTATCGGCCACCTCTTCGTGCACAAGCAGTGTTTCCATGGCATTGCAAACGCCGGGCCGCTGTGTCTTGGCATTAATAACGATATTCATGGCCATATCCAGGTCGGCTTCATTATCGATATATACGTGACAGTTGCCTACCCCCGTTTCAATAACAGGTACCGTGGCATTTTGTACCACCGTTTGAATCAGTCCCGCTCCGCCGCGGGGAATGAGGATGTCAATGTATTCGTTTAATTTAAGCATGACATTCACGGCTTCCCGATCGGTGGTTTCAATTAACTGGATAGCGCCCGCAGGAATACCGGCAGAAGTGGCGGCATCAGCAATAATTTCAGCTATCCGCTTGTTGGAATTGAAAGCCTCTGATCCGCCTCTTAACAAAACGGCATTTCCCGTTTTCAGACACAGCCCCGCCGCGTCTACTGTTACGTTGGGCCTTGCTTCGTAGATCAAGCCGATAACCCCTACCGGCACTCTGATTTTACCTATCTGAAGTCCATTGGGCCGTTTCCACATATGAATAACTTCTCCAACGGGGTCCGGCAGAGCGGCAATAGCCCTTAATCCATCCGCCATTTCCTTAACTCTGTCGTTGGTTAGCAACAGCCTGTCCAAAAGGGCCGTGGACAGTTTCTTTTCACGGCCGGCCTGCATATCAATGCTATTGGCTTCCAAAATGTCATCCGTTCTGGCTTCCAAAGCATCTGCCATAGCCA
Coding sequences:
- a CDS encoding HD-GYP domain-containing protein, with product MFFFYGIPTIYAGLVYNCSGAFNAAAVSLALHLLASWPGFKTWYKSGQVELLVIEGIFIVVAYLLSCLFITKILINERENQQKLLAMADINAQVARELAQANRQISQLYTHTIQALAAAIDAKDPYTKGHSERVTNYAVAVARELKLPEKDIRNIFYAAILHDIGKIGISEIILKKPGPLTSAEFKEIKKHPEIGATILSSVPFLEEVIPIVLYHHEYYDGGGYPAGLKGEEIPLGARIISVVDAFDAITTDRPYRKGYSKQSALADIVKGSGIQFDPKIIEVFSKVLEADNIEADLAEVAASVRY
- the yqeK gene encoding bis(5'-nucleosyl)-tetraphosphatase (symmetrical) YqeK, giving the protein MIDGIDLEKLRRMMDDHRFRHTIGVLKTAEQMARCFHIDLDKARIAAVLHDCARNRSALELLDLSAGFKLSVDFLERQVPDLLHGKVGAEIARREFGVQDEEILNAIRRHTLGDENMTTLDKVIFVADMIEPGRQFPGVDRLRELAAKNLDAAVLAGLNSTLNYVIAKNGIIHPKSIEARNALILSGAGQKTP
- a CDS encoding AMP-binding protein, whose amino-acid sequence is MSGTDITKANEILNITVGDLLDKQAQTYPDNEALVYADRGLRYTYAQFNEVCRLAAKGFMKLGIKKGDHVAIWATNVPEWVISQFAVGKMGAVLVTVNTNYKVFELEYLLKQSDSTTLILIDGWRDSSYTGMITELCPELQECKPGELKSARLPLLKNVIYIGENCPPGMISWNEMMEMGKSVSDEELDARQRSLDPDDVINMQYTSGTTGFPKGVMLTHKNIVNNAIAVADCMNFSHKDRLCIPVPLFHCFGCVLGTMTCVVSGATMVPLVSYNPVQVLQTIEKERCTAVHGVPTMFIAELNLPNFDKYDLSSLRTGIMAGSPCPIETMKQVMERMGMKEVTITYGQTEASPAITMTRVDDPIELRVTTVGRSIPGVEVKIVNPETGEEVPRGVQGELCARGYNVMKGYYKMPEATHAAIDEDGWLHTGDLAVMDENGYCKITGRVKDMIIRGGENIYPREIEEFLYTHPKILDVQVVGVPDVKYGEEVMAWIRLREGVEMTEEEVREFCKGRIAQYKHPRYIKFVEEFPMTASGKIQKYKLREMAIEEYNLQDAANIETA
- the leuS gene encoding leucine--tRNA ligase, translating into MKEKYSFKEIETKWQKIWDDMGLHKVKDDRSKPKYYALEMFPYPSGNLHMGHVRNYSIGDVVARFKTMQGYNVLHPMGWDAFGLPAENAAIKHGVPPARWTLSNIENMRNQLKRLGFSYDWEREVTTCLPDYYKWTQWLFLLFYKRGLAYKKKSAVNWCPDCMTVLANEQVVNGACERCGAQVGKKELAQWFFKITDYADRLLKDIELLKGWPDKVKIMQENWIGRSEGAEVRFKVAETDDEITVYTTRPDTIYGVTFMVLAPEHPLVEKLTRGTAYEAAATEFVQKAQALNEIARTSGDNEKEGLFIGAHVINPLTGEKIPLYIANYVLMDYGTGAVMGVPAHDQRDFDFATKYNLPIRPVIVPEGTEPPAVMEEAFEAQGIMINSGPFNGLPNEEALNKIIKYMEEKGIGRGTVNFRLRDWLISRQRYWGAPIPIIYCDKCGTVPVPEEQLPVMLPDDVEFKPTGQSPLAECPSFVNTTCPTCGGPAKRETDTMDTFICSSWYFLRYCSPHATEVAFERAAVDYWMPVEQYIGGVEHAILHLLYSRFFAKVLYDAGLVGFEEPFTNLLTQGMVLKDGAKMSKSKGNVVSPEEIVAKYGADTARLFILFAAPPERDLEWSDQGVEGAFRFLNRVWRLVYNYVSGLDDTAHVEEMAPTDREMRRITHVTIKRVTDDISQRFNFNTAISAIMEMVNALYQYRDKNERRNSAVEAEAMNSLILLLAPFAPHIAEELWHELGFTDSVHTQPWPKYDPAATVQDEVEIVIQINGKVKERMMAPASLDAGGLQQFAMDQESVQKLIEGKQVVKVVAVPKKLVNIVVK
- a CDS encoding RNA recognition motif domain-containing protein; amino-acid sequence: MVRTLYVGNLPWATKPEELAEAFAAHGKVVGSRIITDRETGRSRGFGFVEVEDEDADRLIAEMNGKEFNGRVLTVNEAKPRGEGAQ
- the nadD gene encoding nicotinate-nucleotide adenylyltransferase; the encoded protein is MIQANERRIGLMGGTFNPIHLGHLIIAEFARHRFGLEKVIFIPAKEPPHKEHEKLLQAEHRCEMVRLAVESNPYFEVSREELDRQGLSYSVDTVKKFYELFGSGTQLYFILGADAMLEITTWKNVDKVMKLCYFAAATRPGYTLAEMRRQIEGLPPSFQGRIFTFEIPRIDISSTDIRHYIKNGEPIKYLVPECVEKYIERHKLYR
- a CDS encoding glutamate-5-semialdehyde dehydrogenase — its product is MMVKEKVIAQAQKAKEAARKLGHLSSAVKDKALMAMADALEARTDDILEANSIDMQAGREKKLSTALLDRLLLTNDRVKEMADGLRAIAALPDPVGEVIHMWKRPNGLQIGKIRVPVGVIGLIYEARPNVTVDAAGLCLKTGNAVLLRGGSEAFNSNKRIAEIIADAATSAGIPAGAIQLIETTDREAVNVMLKLNEYIDILIPRGGAGLIQTVVQNATVPVIETGVGNCHVYIDNEADLDMAMNIVINAKTQRPGVCNAMETLLVHEEVADKVLPPLLNKLRDEYNVEIRGCEKTKAIVPWVKDATEEDYYTEFLDLILAVKVVRDMDEAIDHIYKYGTKHSEAIITNNYNKSRRFTEEVDAAAVYVNASTRFTDGFQFGYGAEIGISTQKLHARGPMGLPELTTTKYIIFGNGQVRG
- the rsfS gene encoding ribosome silencing factor, with translation MADNTQELIYAAIRAAEDKKARDLVVLDLTDISPVCDYFLICSGNSSTQVQAIAENIKDKLREKDADFLRIEGMKDAHWILMDYGTFVVHIFQEEDRDFYNLEHLWADAKVVDF